A portion of the Mustela erminea isolate mMusErm1 chromosome 19, mMusErm1.Pri, whole genome shotgun sequence genome contains these proteins:
- the ZNF835 gene encoding zinc finger protein 835, producing MEGLLLEAAPQGSEAGETWQPEGQVRESCLKQEALTHAEEPAGRAVPAQDELSAGIPGTGSSPPRPQTDRGPQRRGAPRKNRKQKQAESRAQERGGGPGKPWKCGDCGKAFSYCSAFTLHQRTHTGERPFACAECGKAFSQSVHLTLHLRTHTGERPYACPECGKAFSQGSYLASHWRTHTGERPHRCADCGKAFARPTHLAQHRRVHTGERPFACGQCAKAFRNRSSLLEHQRIHTGEKPFVCAQCAKSFRFSSALIRHQRTHTAERPYACGQCSKAFSQTAHLTQHRRVHTGEKPYACPDCGAPFSQSASLAEHRRIHTGEKPYACAQCGKAFTQVSHLSQHQRVHTGERPYACPDCGRAFSNRSHLRQHQLAHTGAKPYRCLQCGVAFSHVSSLIEHQKVHTGERPYRCAQCGKAFSQGSSLTLHQRTHTGERPYACPECGKAFSNRSYLIQHHIVHTGERPFECGGCGKAFSFSSALIRHQRTHADRKPCSGGRCGNTVAQLPPLTRYLSGPREETRVGGGDVADLAAGGRADRS from the coding sequence ATGGAAGGACTCTTGCTCGAGGCCGCCCCCCAGGGTTCCGAGGCAGGAGAAACCTGGCAACCAGAGGGTCAGGTCAGGGAGAGCTGCCTGAAGCAAGAGGCCTTGACCCACGCGGAAGAGCCCGCAGGGCGAGCTGTGCCGGCGCAGGATGAGCTCAGCGCAGGGATTCCGGGAACCGGCTCGAGCCCTCCGCGTCCCCAAACCGACAGAGGACCCCAGAGGCGCGGGGCGCCAAGGAAGAACCGGAAGCAGAAGCAGGCGGAGTCCAGGGCGCAGGAGCGCGGGGGCGGACCGGGGAAGCCTTGGAAGTGTGGGGACTGCGGCAAGGCCTTCAGCTACTGCTCAGCATTCACCCTGCACCAAAGAACGCACACCGGGGAGCGGCCGTTCGCGTGCGCCGAGTGCGGCAAGGCCTTCAGCCAGAGCGTGCACCTGACGCTGCACCTGCGCACGCACACGGGCGAGCGGCCCTACGCGTGCCCAGAGTGCGGCAAGGCCTTCAGCCAGGGCTCCTACCTGGCGTCGCACTGGCGCACACACACGGGCGAGCGGCCGCACCGCTGCGCCGACTGCGGCAAGGCCTTCGCGCGCCCCACGCACCTGGCCCAGCACCGGCGCGTGCACACGGGCGAGCGGCCGTTCGCGTGCGGCCAGTGCGCCAAGGCCTTCCGCAACCGCTCATCCCTGCTGGAGCACCAGCGCATCCACACGGGTGAGAAGCCGTTCGTATGTGCGCAGTGCGCCAAGTCCTTCCGCTTCTCGTCGGCGCTCATCCGCCACCAGCGCACACATACGGCCGAGCGGCCCTACGCCTGCGGCCAGTGCTCAAAGGCCTTCTCGCAGACCGCGCACCTGACGCAGCACCGGCGCGTGCACACGGGCGAGAAGCCGTACGCCTGCCCCGACTGCGGCGCACCCTTCAGCCAGAGCGCCTCGCTGGCCGAGCACCGGCGCATCCACACGGGCGAAAAGCCGTACGCGTGCGCGCAGTGCGGCAAGGCCTTCACGCAGGTATCGCACCTGAGCCAGCACCAGCGCGTGCACACGGGCGAGCGGCCCTACGCGTGCCCGGACTGCGGCCGCGCCTTCAGCAACCGCTCGCACCTGCGGCAGCACCAGCTGGCGCACACGGGCGCCAAGCCCTACAGGTGCCTGCAGTGCGGCGTGGCCTTCAGCCACGTGTCCTCCCTCATCGAGCACCAGAAGGTCCACACGGGCGAGAGGCCCTACCGCTGCGCACAGTGCGGGAAGGCCTTCAGCCAGGGCTCCTCGCTCACACTGCACCAGCGCACGCACACGGGCGAGCGGCCGTACGCGTGCCCCGAGTGCGGCAAGGCCTTCAGCAACCGCTCCTACCTGATCCAGCACCACATCGTGCACACCGGGGAGAGGCCCTTCGAGTGCGGCGGCTGCGGCAAGGCCTTCAGCTTCTCCTCCGCGCTCATTCGCCACCAGCGCACGCATGCCGACAGGAAGCCCTGCTCAGGCGGCCGGTGCGGCAACACCGTCGCGCAGCTGCCACCCCTGACGCGATACCTGAGCGGCCCCCGGGAGGAGACGCGGGTTGGCGGCGGGGATGTGGCGGACCTGGCCGCAGGCGGGCGGGCCGACCGGAGCTGA
- the SMIM17 gene encoding small integral membrane protein 17 — translation MSPFSLEVRAVSRSQQRRARTSQAEEKPVCSSTRQPPGAESRAPGTQREQEEKERLALETLRPRKMQSLRPEQIRGLLEPERAKTLMPRETRDWEKRAALTKDWAAVEVGAPGSDGDLKGLSSSEPRLAQEWNALEGDESEDSQGFVEWSKAPQQTTIVLVVCVLFLFLVLTGMPMMFHI, via the exons ATGTCTCCGTTCAGCCTCGAGGTACGGGCAGTTTCTAGAAGCCAACAAAGAAGAGCAAGGACGAGCCAGGCCGAGGAAAAACCTGTGTGTTCCTCCACTCGTCAG CCCCCAGGTGCTGAATCCCGTGCCCCAGGAACCCAgcgggagcaggaggagaaggagagactcGCCTTGGAAACTCTACGTCCCAGAAAGATGCAGAGCCTCAGGCCGGAGCAGATCCGAGGGCTGCTAGAGCCGGAGAGGGCCAAGACGCTGATGCCCCGGGAGACCAGGGACTGGGAGAAGCGCGCTGCCCTCACCAAGGACTGGGCAGCTGTGGAGGTTGGGGCCCCTGGCAGTGATGGTGACCTGAAAG GCCTGTCTTCGTCAGAACCCAGGCTGGCACAGGAGTGGAACGCGTTGGAGGGAGATGAGTCCGAGGACTCGCAG GGCTTTGTGGAGTGGTCAAAAGCTCCACAGCAAACCACCATAGTCTTGGTAGTGTGTGTCCTGTTTTTGTTCCTGGTTTTAACAGGGATGCCTATGATGTTCCACATTTAA